The following proteins are encoded in a genomic region of Necator americanus strain Aroian chromosome II, whole genome shotgun sequence:
- a CDS encoding hypothetical protein (NECATOR_CHRII.G7652.T1), giving the protein MNAEQNSASVCLFMLEFGPGRSDADSFTKCIQDAARETLPVLLPQQKFAFASAETKSTYNSVCVARSAGDFNQEKRLRRKLRRQRQQNRDNEWTSRAMEFEKAWEDRNPPKAYALLKQYSGKMKRCSPVLNTASGVAVGEATLPIWNTSRPC; this is encoded by the coding sequence atgaatgcagaacaaaattccgccagcgtgtgtctattcatgttggagtttggaccaggaagaagcgatgcggattccttcacaaagtgcattcaggacgctgcaagggaaacgctcccggttctattgccgcagcagaagtttgcctttgcatctgcggaaacaaaatccacatacaattctgtatgtgtcgcgcgcagcgctggtgacttcaaccaggaaaagcgtcttagaaggaagctgcgtcgtcaacggCAACAAAACCGCGATAatgagtggacgtcaagagcgatggagtttgaaaaggcgtgggaggacaggaacccgccgaaagcctatgctctactaaaacagtatagcggcaaaatgaaaagatgttctcctgtcctcaacactgccagtggagtagctgtcggtgaagcaacccttccaatttggaacacttcaagaccttgctga
- a CDS encoding hypothetical protein (NECATOR_CHRII.G7653.T1): MAEASHTLQKGAVVQHTAKAHNLKGQVPKGSMGSSELQQAALSRLLRYLCVLFAALQETRMRYRSVISIENYTIYCGDAGESKVGGCAIAVRNDYKNLVEEFGSTSSRCLVVFLRLRHRRGRKLWIVRAHAPTETAEDNSKDAFYDERVDV; encoded by the coding sequence atggcggaagcttcccatacattgcaaaaaggtgctgtcgtccagcacaccgccaaagcccataacctgaaaggtcaagtGCCTAAAGGGAGTATGggatcgagtgaactccaacaagccgctctgtccagacttctgcgatatctctgtgtgctttttgctgcactgcaggaaacacgcatgagataTCGatccgtcatcagcatcgaaaattacaccatatactgcggcgatgctggtGAGAGCAAAGTAGGTGgttgcgcgatagctgtgaggaacgattacaagaacctggtggaggaatttggctcaacgtcgtctagatgtcTAGTCgtctttctacgactgcggcatcgcagaggacgtaaactctggatcgtaagggctcacgcacctacggaaactgctgaggacaacagtaaggacgccttctatgatgaacgcgttgatgtctaa